The Benincasa hispida cultivar B227 chromosome 9, ASM972705v1, whole genome shotgun sequence genome has a segment encoding these proteins:
- the LOC120085585 gene encoding putative disease resistance protein RGA4, which produces MAEAILFDIAGEILMKLSSQAFQRLGMLFGLKDNLNKLTATVSTIKDVLLDAEGRQTKGHLLENWLQKLEEALYDAEDVLDELSTEALHREVMTRDKNAKQVRIFFSKSNQIAFNYSMARQIKKIWERLDAIDAEKKQFHLHENCESKARYGSFDQIMTGRESWSFSNGEEVIGRDDDKKKIKDLLLDVNMNVTHNVSIVAIVGMGGIGKTTLAKSLYNDEKLSKYFELKIWIWVSDQFEIKAVVKKIIESATKSNPHVMGMEALQAELQKVIGGKKYLLVMDDVWNESEEKWHGLKPLLMSGAKGSKILITKRDRKVAAEIESMTSLFSLEGLPESKSWSLFSKVAFKEGKELENPNLIQTGKEILMKCGGVPLVIRHIGRLLYSRTTEEEWMSFKDNELLEIIQQDNDMTSVLKLSYNHLPPNLKQCFAYLSLFPKRKSLKINDLIRQWMALGFIETSNGSKSMEETGKGYFKELCWRFFLENSMNECNFDNDVHMHDVMRDLATNVAGKKYVRENINCDYAFSEKTRHVSFDCKIKSWSDVLSKLHKAKGLRTFQLFSSNFEYEKKNEINEAILDEVFSSFPRLRVLGLNNSNSPMVPNSIRRLRHLRYLDLSENNMESLPNSITELRNLQTLNLMYCGDLKELPRDTSNLVNLRHLDFNTSILTHMPEGMGKLSCLQTLSYFVLDCKRSNQLSELDVLIHLNGYLRIIGLEQLRSESEVSLVNLKDIKGLKKLELEWKLSGDDQEYEGENDETAIMEGLEPHPNIESLHIDGYSGVGLPNWVVSTSLSKLTNIVIHKCHRLQHLSQMGHLQALTFLYLDDMRSLKFIDKNEPSFSSSFPSLKLLIIENMPNLEGWWELGNTQKNWLPLTFPKLISLHISGCPMFSFMPKPASTGAVVFLCDASVQLITILGPLCSLESLTLEEIKDLKYLEIMESQQNLDSLPIRLRHLRIRKCLNLMSLPEWIGILTSLEELEIMECPKLKSLPEGMQKLESLRSFLIGGCPEVEERCKQGGEDWAKIAHIPHFEQFLLDN; this is translated from the coding sequence ATGGCTGAAGCAATTCTCTTCGATATTGCTGGGGAGATCTTGATGAAGCTAAGCTCTCAAGCTTTCCAGCGGCTTGGGATGCTATTTGGGCTGAAGGATAACCTTAACAAACTCACAGCCACAGTTTCAACCATTAAGGATGTGCTTCTTGATGCAGAAGGGCGTCAAACTAAAGGTCACTTGCTGGAGAATTGGCTCCAAAAGCTGGAAGAAGCTCTTTATGATGCGGAGGATGTGCTTGATGAACTATCTACGGAGGCTCTTCATCGAGAAGTGATGACTAGAGATAAAAATGCAAAACAAGTAAggatcttcttctccaaatctaaTCAGATTGCATTTAATTATAGTATGGCTcgtcaaataaagaaaatttgggAGAGGCTAGATGCAATTGATGCTGAAAAAAAGCAATTTCATTTGCATGAAAACTGTGAATCAAAGGCTCGATACGGTTCGTTTGATCAAATAATGACCGGAAGGGAATCTTGGTCTTTTTCAAATGGAGAGGAAGTGATTGGAAGGGATgatgataagaaaaaaataaaggacCTTTTATTGGATGTGAATATGAATGTCACGCACAATGTTTCAATCGTTGCAATAGTTGGGATGGGTGGAATAGGCAAGACAACCTTGGCTAAATCTCTCTACAATGATGAAAAgttatcaaaatattttgagTTAAAAATATGGATTTGGGTTTCTGATCAATTCGAGATAAAAGCAGTagtgaaaaaaataatagaatcaGCCACCAAAAGCAATCCACATGTAATGGGAATGGAAGCTTTACAAGCAGAGCTTCAAAAAGTGATCGGGGGAAAGAAATATTTGCTAGTTATGGACGATGTATGGAATGAAAGTGAAGAAAAATGGCATGGATTGAAACCTCTGTTGATGAGTGGTGCGAAAGGGAGTAAGATTTTGATCACAAAGCGTGATAGAAAAGTAGCTGCAGAAATTGAAAGCATGACTTCTTTATTCTCTTTAGAAGGCTTACCAGAGAGTAAATCTTGGTCATTATTTAGTAAAGTGGCATTTAAAGAAGGGAAAGAGCTTGAAAATCCAAACTTGATACAGACAGGAAAAGAAATTTTAATGAAATGTGGGGGTGTTCCTCTCGTAATAAGACACATTGGCCGCTTGCTATACTCTAGAACTACAGAAGAAGAGTGGATGTCTTTCAAGGATAATGAACTTTTAGAAATCATTCAGCAAGACAATGACATGACATCAGTATTAAAATTAAGCTATAACCATCTCCCACCAAATTTGAAGCAATGTTTTGCCTATTTATCCTTGTTTCCCAAACGAAAGAGcttaaaaataaatgatttgatTAGACAATGGATGGCTCTGGGATTTATAGAAACATCAAATGGAAGTAAATCCATGGAAGAAACAGGAAAGGGCTACTTCAAGGAATTATGTTGGAGGTTTTTTCTGGAAAATTCTATGAATGAGTGTAACTTTGACAATGATGTCCACATGCATGATGTGATGCGTGATCTTGCAACAAATGTAGCAGGAAAGAAATATGTACGTGAAAATATCAATTGTGATTATGCTTTCAGTGAAAAAACTCGTCATGTTTCATTTGACTGTAAAATAAAATCATGGTCAGATGTTCTATCCAAATTACACAAGGCAAAAGGATTAAGAACTTTCCAGCTATTCTCATCCAATTTTGAATATGAAAAGAAGAATGAGATCAATGAAGCTATTTTGGATGAAGTATTTTCCAGTTTTCCACGTTTGCGAGTGCTTGGTCTTAATAACTCAAATAGTCCCATGGTGCCAAATTCTATAAGAAGGCTTAGACATCTTCGATATCTAGACCTCTCCGAAAATAATATGGAATCACTTCCAAATTCTATCACTGAATTGCGAAACTTGCAAACACTAAATCTAATGTACTGTGGAGATCTAAAGGAATTGCCAAGGGACACCAGCAATCTTGTTAATCTTAGGCATCTAGATTTCAATACTTCTATCTTAACCCATATGCCAGAAGGGATGGGGAAGTTGAGTTGTCTACAGACACTAAGTTATTTTGTGTTGGACTGCAAAAGGTCTAATCAGCTGAGTGAACTGGATGTGCTGATCCatttaaatggatatttaaGAATCATAGGTTTAGAGCAATTGAGGAGTGAATCAGAAGTCAGCTTAGTAAACCTAAAAGACATAAAAGGCTTGAAGAAACTGGAACTGGAATGGAAACTGAGTGGAGACGATCAAGAATATGAAGGTGAGAATGATGAAACTGCAATAATGGAAGGCCTAGAACCACATCCAAATATTGAATCCTTGCACATTGACGGGTACAGTGGAGTAGGATTACCCAATTGGGTGGTGTCCACCTCGCTCTCGAAGTTAACTAACATTGTAATACATAAATGCCATAGATTGCAACATCTATCTCAAATGGGCCATCTTCAGGCACTCACATTTCTATATTTGGATGACATGAGATCTCTCAAGTTCATAGACAAGAATGAACCATCCTTCTCATCCTCTTTCCCATCTCTCAAGCTTCTAATTATCGAAAACATGCCTAATTTGGAGGGATGGTGGGAATTAGGGAACACTCAAAAAAATTGGTTGCCTCTAACATTTCCTAAGCTTATTTCCCTGCATATCTCTGGATGTCCTATGTTTAGTTTCATGCCCAAGCCAGCTTCCACTGGAGCAGTTGTGTTTTTATGTGATGCGAGTGTTCAATTGATTACTATATTAGGTCCATTGTGCAGTTTGGAAAGCCTAACACTAGAAGAAATTAAGGATCTCAAATATCTAGAAATCATGGAATCTCAGCAAAACCTCGATTCTTTGCCTATACGACTTCGACATTTGAGAATAAGGAAATGCTTGAATTTGATGAGTTTACCTGAATGGATTGGCATCCTCACTTCGCTCGAGGAGCTGGAGATCATGGAATGTCCGAAATTGAAATCATTGCCGGAGGGAATGCAGAAACTGGAATCTTTGAGAAGCTTTTTGATCGGTGGGTGCCCTGAAGTAGAAGAAAGATGCAAGCAAGGAGGAGAGGATTGGGCTAAGATTGCGCACATTCCCCATTTCGAGCAATTTCTTCTCGACAACTAA
- the LOC120085584 gene encoding protein OBERON 4 codes for MKRLKSCDDLDSYAEKNPGKDPVLSRTSSSHRVFYHKSEAVRKNMSSSSGRYYRDRSVDEDREGLRLVRKRPDHDFEVFDRRKGFDRFRESGESRGYAGSSGGGVGGGDRIALHRSESYSGSRREYPKGFRSERDRSRREGSVSSWRRFGSWNKDVDEGARSRGGAVGGLEERGSARNSPKGLRDVKSPSLSKDSSSEQSKLRASPSLVSRGVRAHESKSKSPTWSKDSESEQSKSVEVKNGEDLQVESGNNSEMEEGELEPDPEAEPALGPEPEPEPEPKSEIGCEAESFPENEDKLPAEKHLEADQREVESENQVQDQKDSVVAEAELLDRGTDVIKAKEACSDDADFSESRNVSNNFRSCTKDELDVVTDEGDKLEDSSASEREQRNEADDKNSLETSAQLDEKCKESKGIDLEMKTRDFDVPDKEVEKELSDGETIKITEAMTQNFRDKGKSVAVSPSTSHAAYSTEDGAWTDREHGATEICRDSDMEGPSTRGFELFTRSPVRKLERVDESGDSRHRDQKLTLEPLDLSLSLPNVLLPIGATGDSIVAPSSPSRGRSVQSLSNTFCTNSDGFAPSMSFSGSHSFFHNPSCSLNQNSMDNFEQSVGSRPIFQGIDQASQGAWVGQSQNESKSKELPLYQRILMNGNGCIQPTQSSHGISNIQTILGRHPCEEESSKIVSGLDRQLSFHKQLVGNSKSNDDVRSSSLRVGSHDGGLSINLEKKRIVKENSGSLYRTSSLKEQDKLLMGGPDLVDTVLSRLITDPVNEMSKKFSEMTGQFVRHLKACMCEIMCSADKPGLLFAVQKALQTRSDITMDVLLKCHRAQLEIMVGLKTGLPDFLKDISAVGSADLAEIFLNLRCRNMTCRNLLPVDECDCKVCAPKTGFCSACMCLVCSKFDMASNTCSWVGCDVCLHWCHVDCALRETFIRNGPSATGDQGATEMQFLCVACDHPSEMFGFVKEVFQNFAKDWTAETLSRELEYVKRIFSASKDVRGKQLHELADHMLARLANKSNLPEVYTHIMGFISDADFSKLEKTRLPSGKDPSKSSNGVSGSCQEAPWLKSVYSEKVSQMERAVSALPSLNYERSDKRVMEPELQISSHREPLFDELDSIVRIKLAEAKMFQARADDARREAEGLKRIAIAKNKKIDEEYTSRIAKLRLTEAEDMRKQKFEELQALERAHREYSSLKVRMEADIKDLLLKMEATKRNLPV; via the exons ATGAAGAGGCTGAAGTCTTGCGACGATCTCGATTCGTATGCGGAGAAAAATCCGGGTAAGGATCCTGTGTTGAGTCGGACGTCGTCTTCACATCGTGTATTTTATCATAAATCTGAGGCTGTACGGAAGAATATGTCGTCTTCGTCTGGTAGATATTATCGGGATCGATCGGTGGACGAGGATCGAGAAGGTTTGAGGTTGGTGCGTAAGCGACCAGATCATGATTTTGAGGTGTTTGATAGGCGAAAAGGGTTTGATCGCTTTCGGGAAAGCGGAGAGAGTAGGGGTTATGCTGGTAGTAGTGGAGGTGGCGTTGGTGGAGGGGATCGTATTGCGCTTCATAGGTCGGAAAGCTACTCTGGGTCTCGCAGAGAGTACCCTAAAGGCTTTCGATCAGAGCGGGACAGGTCAAGGAGAGAAGGCAGTGTATCTTCTTGGCGGAGATTTGGGAGTTGGAATAAAGATGTTGACGAGGGAGCAAGAAGCAGAGGTGGGGCTGTTGGAGGATTGGAAGAGAGAGGGAGTGCGAGGAATTCTCCCAAGGGATTGAGGGATGTGAAATCCCCGTCTCTGTCTAAAGATTCAAGTAGTGAGCAGTCGAAGTTAAGAGCCTCACCGAGTTTAGTTTCAAGGGGTGTGAGAGCCCATGAATCGAAGTCTAAGTCACCGACATGGTCGAAGGACTCAGAGAGTGAACAATCGAAGagtgtggaggtgaagaatggGGAGGACCTGCAGGTTGAAAGTGGGAATAACAGTGAAATGGAGGAAGGAGAATTAGAGCCTGATCCTGAGGCTGAACCTGCTCTTGGACCTGAACCTGAACCTGAGCCTGAGCCCAAATCTGAAATTGGATGTGAAGCTGAATCATTTCCTGAGAATGAAGATAAATTACCAGCAGAAAAACATTTGGAGGCTGATCAACGGGAGGTTGAAAGTGAGAATCAAGTTCAAGATCAGAAAGATAGTGTTGTAGCAGAGGCTGAATTGTTGGATAGGGGCACGGATGTGATTAAAGCAAAAGAAGCTTGCAGTGATGATGCTGATTTCTCAGAAAGTCGGAATGTATCGAATAATTTTAGGAGTTGTACCAAGGATGAACTGGATGTTGTGACTGATGAAGGCGacaagttggaagacagttcagCCAGTGAAAGAGAACAACGTAATGAGGCAGATGACAAGAACTCTTTAGAGACTTCAGCTCAGTTGGATGAGAAATGCAAGGAAAGCAAGGGCATTGATCTAGAAATGAAGACTAGGGATTTTGATGTACCAGATAAAGAGGTAGAAAAAGAATTGTCAGACGGAGAGACAATAAAAATTACTGAAGCAATGACTCAAAATTTTAGAGATAAAGGAAAAAGTGTGGCAGTTAGTCCTTCAACCTCCCATGCTGCATATTCTACAGAAGATGGAGCATGGACAGACAGAGAACATGGAGCTACTGAAATTTGTAGGGACAGTGATATGGAAGGGCCAAGTACCAGGGGGTTTGAGTTGTTCACAAGATCTCCTGTGAGAAAACTCGAGAGAGTGGATGAATCTGGTGATAGCAGGCATAGGGATCAAAAGCTTACTTTAGAGCCTCTTGATCTTTCTCTAAGCTTACCAAATGTTTTGTTACCTATCGGTGCCACTGGTGATTCAATTGTGGCACCCAGTTCCCCAAGTCGAGGAAGAAGTGTTCAGTCCCTGAGTAACACTTTTTGCACTAATTCAGATGGATTTGCTCCATCAATGTCTTTCTCAGGGTCTCACTCTTTCTTTCACAACCCAAGCTGTTCTTTGAATCAAAATTCAATGGACAACTTTGAACAATCAGTTGGAAGTCGCCCCATTTTTCAGGGAATTGATCAGGCTTCTCAAGGAGCTTGGGTGGGACAGTCACAGAATGAGTCTAAGTCGAAGGAACTTCCCTTATATCAAAGAATTTTGATGAATGGCAATGGATGCATTCAACCGACTCAATCATCACATGGTATTTCAAACATTCAAACCATTCTTGGTCGTCATCCGTGTGAGGAAGAAAGCTCAAAAATTGTCAGTGGATTGGATAGGCAATTAAGCTTTCATAAACAGTTGGTGGGAAACTCTAAGTCCAATGATGATGTTAGATCGTCTTCGTTGAGAGTAGGATCTCATGATGGTGGATTGTCTATTAATTTGGAAAAGAAGAGAATAGTGAAAGAGAACAGTGGTAGTTTATATAGAACTAGTAGCTTGAAGGAACAGGATAAGCTTCTGATGGGAGGTCCAGATTTGGTAGATACTGTACTTTCCAGATTAATTACTGATCCAGTGAATGAAATGTCTAAGAAATTTAGTGAGATGACAGGTCAGTTCGTAAGACATCTGAAAGCTTGTATGTGTGAGATCATGTGTAGTGCAGACAAACCTGGTCTATTATTCGCTGTCCAGAAAGCACTGCAAACTAGGTCGGACATAACCATGGATGTGCTACTTAAATGCCACAGAGCACAGTTGGAAATCATGGTTGGCCTAAAAACTGGTCTACCAGATTTCCTTAAGGATATAAGTGCTGTTGGATCGGCAGATTTAGCTGAGATATTTTTAAACTTAAGATGCAGAAATATGACGTGCAGGAATCTTTTGCCCGTGGATGAGTGTGACTGTAAAGTTTGTGCACCAAAAACTGGATTTTGCAGTGCTTGTATGTGCCTtgtttgttcaaaatttgatatGGCATCTAACACATGTAGTTGGGTTGGTTGCGATGTTTGTCTTCACTGGTGTCATGTGGATTGTGCCTTACGTGAAACTTTTATTAGAAATGGTCCTAGTGCGACGGGGGACCAAGGAGCAACTGAAATGCAGTTTCTTTGTGTTGCCTGTGATCACCCTTCAGAGATGTTTGGGTTTGTGAAGGAGGTTTTTCAGAATTTTGCCAAGGATTGGACGGCTGAAACTCTATCCAGGGAACTTGAATATGTTAAAAGAATTTTCTCTGCCAGCAAGGACGTGAGAGGGAAACAACTTCACGAGCTTGCTGACCATATGCTGGCAAGATTAGCCAATAAGTCAAATCTTCCTGAGGTGTATACTCATATTATGGGTTTCATTTCTG ATGCTGATTTTTCCAAGCTAGAGAAGACACGGCTTCCGTCTGGAAAGGATCCATCAAAAAGCAGCAACGGAGTTTCAGGGTCATGTCAGGAAGCTCCATGGTTGAAATCTGTATATTCTGAAAAGGTCTCCCAAATGGAAAGAGCAGTGAGTGCCCTACCTAGTTTGAACTATGAACGGAGTGACAAACGTGTAATGGAGCCAGAATTGCAGATAAGTTCTCACAGGGAACCTCTTTTTGATGAATTGGACAGTATTGTTAGAATAAAGCTTGCAGAGGCCAAAATGTTTCAAGCACGAGCTGATGATGCTAGAAGAGAAGCAGAAGGTTTAAAGCGCATTGCTAttgcaaaaaacaaaaaaatagatGAAGAGTACACAAGTAGAATTGCCAAGTTGCGTTTGACAGAAGCTGAGGATATGCGCAAACAGAAATTTGAGGAACTACAGGCTCTAGAAAGAGCTCATCGAGAATATTCTAGCTTGAAGGTACGGATGGAAGCAGATATTAAAGATCTTCTTTTGAAAATGGAAGCTACAAAACGTAACCTCCCAGTGTGA